In the genome of Raphanus sativus cultivar WK10039 chromosome 4, ASM80110v3, whole genome shotgun sequence, one region contains:
- the LOC108832719 gene encoding uncharacterized protein LOC108832719: MLQLFFTIAFSAAPLTLYIPPIRCLTVFVETMEEMGMEGRVYSRRVFPRARIAWSRLLDCFFSSSPPPRRP; this comes from the coding sequence ATGTTACAGCTGTTTTTCACGATAGCGTTTTCGGCGGCGCCGTTAACGCTGTACATACCGCCGATAAGATGTTTGACGGTGTTCGTTGAGACGATGGAGGAGATGGGAATGGAAGGTAGGGTTTATAGCCGGAGAGTCTTTCCTCGTGCAAGAATTGCTTGGTCTAGGCTTCTTGattgcttcttctcctcttctcctccgCCTCGCCGTCCTTGA
- the LOC108829812 gene encoding protein gamma response 1, with translation MGDETVDVIEAKYISGLSTVMVATIQEAKDRISQIEYIFCSQLFPNFQSKSKAFEKVYSDARLAACDAWKEREKDLLSQIEELKVENLGLVKDKEKLSEENDKLVSMPLRVKSLEDYIAHLERKWKSRSEEVGNGIELYTGLVEVLQVKGSDVLGQDEVKMLLSEVKRLKEELCKRTLVTENLLKKVEHLSTEAAESERKLSSCEEQRQRLTNRLQVFEENVGRLEEMLRKKTDELEVSQGKLNMTEKEMFKCKQRIADHGKAKALGEEHGGMNMQVKDKSYLAELEALRCQSEEKSVELATEIKKKNEAISAFKKLKSQYNYLRKRFGLTTDSDLQQSQLENESNQLGQHERPAISKSLERKHPEADKVRIGTGSRINNEKESITNTLRTPTTSISPITRPPSVRSDPSSGAKSVQLSGSKRPASIWRDTRSRQSPGGNDPHDDFLDTPIENIKRVAVEEKHVPVAAAAEKNADSDDETQDMNPKPSPSRQRIQEAETSKKGFKHVESVRKKAERENLKGIECKQCKKFYDAVHPEENEGNGKNLRCEHHEGVSRHRYKYAPPMTPEGFWNIGFESEM, from the exons ATGGGAGACGAAACGGTGGATGTGATCGAAGCCAAGTACATCTCGGGACTCAGCACCGTCATGGTCGCGACTATTCAAGAAGCCAAGGACAGAATCTCTCAGATCGAGTACATTTTCTGTAGCCAGCTGTTCCCTAACTTCCAATCCAAATCCAAAGCCTTTGAAAAAGTCTACTCAGACGCTCGTCTCGCTGCTTGCGACGCGTGGAAAGAGAGGGAGAAAGATCTGTTGTCCCAGATCGAGGAGCTCAAGGTAGAGAATCTTGGCTTGGTAAAGGACAAGGAGAAGCTATCTGAAGAAAACGATAAGCTTGTTTCTATGCCTTTGAGGGTGAAGAGTCTTGAAGACTACATTGCTCACTTAGAAAGGAAGTGGAAGAGTAGATCTGAGGAAGTTGGGAACGGTATAGAGCTGTATACTGGGTTGGTTGAGGTGTTGCAGGTTAAGGGTTCGGATGTGTTAGGCCAAGATGAGGTAAAGATGCTGCTTTCGGAAGTGAAGAGACTTAAGGAGGAACTTTGTAAGAGAACGTTGGTGACGGAGAATCTGTTGAAAAAGGTGGAGCATCTGTCTACGGAAGCTGCAGAGAGCGAAAGGAAGTTAAGCAGCTGCGAAGAACAGAGACAGAGATTGACAAATAGGTTGCAGGTGTTTGAGGAGAATGTTGGTAGACTAGAAGAGATGTTAAGGAAGAAGACTGACGAGCTCGAGGTTTCGCAGGGTAAACTCAACATGACAGAGAAAGAAATGTTCAAGTGTAAACAGAGGATTGCAGATCATGGGAAAGCAAAGGCCTTAGGAGAAGAACATGGTGGTATGAATATGCAGGTTAAAGATAAAAGCTACTTGGCTGAGTTAGAAGCTTTACGCTGCCAGAGTGAGGAGAAATCAGTAGAGTTAGCTACGgagataaagaagaaaaacgaaGCGATCAGTGCTTTTAAAAAACTCAAGTCTCAATATAACTATCTCCGCAAAAGGTTCGGGCTTACTACTGACAGTGATCTACAACAAAGCCAACTTGAGAATGAGAGTAACCAACTGGGACAACATGAGAGACCAGCCATCTCTAAGT cTCTTGAAAGGAAACACCCAGAAGCAGACAAAGTGAGAATTGGTACTGGCTCAAGGATCAACAATGAGAAAGAAAGTATAACCAATACGTTGCGGACACCTACTACTTCCATTTCACCCATTACGCGGCCACCTAGTGTAAGAAGTGACCCTTCATCGGGTGCAAAATCTGTACAGCTAAGTGGATCAAAGCGTCCAGCTTCCATTTGGAGAGACACAAGGTCACGCCAATCACCTGGAGGCAATGACCCTCATGATGATTTTCTAGACACTCCCATCGAGAACATCAAAAGGGTCGCTGTGGAAGAAAAACATGTCCccgttgctgctgctgctgaaaAAAATGCTGATTCAGACGATGAGACGCAGGACATGAACCCCAAACCGAGTCCCTCAAGGCAGAGAATTCAAGAGGCGGAAACGAGTAAAAAAGGTTTCAAGCATGTGGAATCTGTGAGGAAGAAAGCCGAGAGGGAGAATCTGAAAGGGATAGAGTGTAAGCAGTGCAAGAAGTTCTATGACGCTGTTCATCCTGAGGAGAATGAAGGGAATGGTAAAAACTTGAGATGTGAGCATCATGAAGGTGTGTCGAGGCATCGTTACAAATACGCTCCTCCAATGACTCCTGAAGGGTTTTGGAACATCGGGTTTGAATCCGAAATGTGA
- the LOC108832720 gene encoding uncharacterized protein LOC108832720 has protein sequence MEPAQIDWKRIDSRFVEDIFYEHLRAPKWFDFLSPNNHLQDSSIEDDDAWFCKPDCNHPKRPEDFLLTPNSSKTPGGVTEQNQRIRGHVLSEDSENHNPNLATPPPPPPSQQQANKSWRAALKSTSVKKMNKETPKLKSTQSARNLFSGRDILGHISEFCYELKRLATRGVTEREDTTTVKETHHQVHDLDLKKERKPLLEVSKDKDKVLESTDAKGITFNKEIRRRKKRVDDAENIPLSLNVVKLKEEQCRRKKPVVDAENIPPPTPLKLGNIKNKGHERLLQQIRTNPPSPQCFSENRTASLNALMTIKPTVENEKETAEEEKSRDSMNKEGGGRVLEVLWFLKPCSMAN, from the exons atggAGCCTGCTCAGATCGACTGGAAGCGAATCGATTCACGTTTTGTGGAAGACATCTTCTACGAACACCTCCGAGCTCCCAAATGGTTCGACTTCTTGTCCCCTAACAACCATTTACAAGACTCCTCCATCGAAGACGACGACGCTTGGTTCTGCAAACCTG ACTGTAATCATCCCAAGAGACCTGAGGACTTCCTCCTAACCCCTAACTCCTCCAag ACTCCAGGAGGAGTAACAGAGCAGAATCAGAG GATAAGAGGACATGTTTTATCAGAAGACAGTGAAAATCATAATCCAAACTTAGCcacgcctcctcctcctcctccaagcCAACAACAAGCAAATAAATCATGGAGAGCAGCACTTAAATCAACTTCAGTCAAGAAGATGAATAAAGAGACACCTAAACTAAAGAGCACACAATCAGCTAGGAATCTGTTTTCAGGGAGGGACATACTAGGACATATCTCAGAGTTCTGCTATGAGTTGAAGAGACTGGCCACAAGGGGGGTTACTGAGAGAGAAGATACTACTACTGTGAAGGAGACTCATCATCAAGTTCATGACTTGGAtttgaaaaaggaaagaaagccaTTGCTGGAAGTAAGCAAAGACAAAGATAAGGTCCTTGAATCGACCGATGCTAAAGGAATCACCTTTAATAAAGAGATCCGTAGAAGAAagaa GAGAGTGGATGATGCAGAGAATATTCCCCTCTCTCTTAATGTAGTAAAGTTGAAAGAAGAGCAGTGTAGAAGAAAGAA GCCAGTGGTTGATGCAGAGAACATCCCTCCTCCTACACCTCTAAAACTGGGGAATATAAAGAACAAAGGACACGAGCGGTTACTGCAGCAGATCAGAACAAACCCACCATCTCCTCAATGCTTCTCAGAGAACCGGACAGCTTCTTTGAATGCCTTGATGACCATCAAACCTACTGTG GAAAATGAGAAAGAAAcagcagaagaagagaagagcagAGACAGCATGAACAAGGAAGGAGGAGGGAGGGTCTTGGAAGTTCTCTGGTTCTTAAAGCCTTGCTCCATGGCCaactaa
- the LOC130511709 gene encoding LOW QUALITY PROTEIN: cation/H(+) antiporter 28 (The sequence of the model RefSeq protein was modified relative to this genomic sequence to represent the inferred CDS: deleted 1 base in 1 codon) — MNTTTTKNVCGDKWYLNLDKPEEALKVLGFIAIFVIRTLLHHAMKPLGQPYLTTDFAVCLPLLLSFFLLLMISKTNPTCCVWYQIGLILGNLPKFREAFAGPYSTTLNNIIEFGMICHMFVMGLEMNPSVLLRPPTKDAFIAYTSILTTFVLAFFTTPFLHYTKTAPFVFSLALALMASSTGSPILTRVISNLKIRKSDLGKLASAAGVHTDMISTLFYCIGFIFFPTEKPLPRPLQRFFRALLMFCLFLAQVTFTSIVSPIFLNWVNNENPEGKPLKGSHLVMSLAFVVFICSFPTWPPESMYNPILSAFTAGLFLPNQGRMSRWIINKINYLLSTVFYPIFFFWVGFIIHMRNFDIGDKMAYARFFALLATVIIGKVIGTVLCGLILGYHVPETASLGLLLTTKGHFHVYLAALAIRTNRVKNTTGAMMIFVIVLTVVYSPFVVMDIIKRARKRVPVHIMALQWLDPTTELRVLIGLHGPHNIGSSLNLMEICHGGREPGSVFYATDMVELTDEIAATLKKGGGGGQSNESVTITDRSVTEMRESITAAVNGYGELRSGQGVTVRRMLALSTFMTMAHDICGLADELMVSIIILPFHKRRNPDGSTLDSGHAGFRHVNRKILKNAPCSIGILVDRSFGQTEEAWRPGASMDIAIIFIGGGDDREALAFAAQVARHPAVKLSVIRFLEDKSSQNAQKRSSILNRASVVEQEEEMKLDDECFAEFYERYIAGGGGVSYMEKHLTNSSETFTALKSLDGEYGLVIVGRGGGRASSALTTGLNDWQQCPELGPIGDVLSGSDFSHNTSMLIIQQQRTRGQLEGLHDDFTIL, encoded by the exons ATGAATACAACTACAACAAAAAATGTATGCGGGGACAAATGGTACCTTAACCTAGACAAGCCTGAAGAAGCGTTGAAGGTTCTTGGATTCATCGCTATATTCGTCATCCGAACTCTCCTCCATCATGCCATGAAGCCTTTAGGCCAACCTTACCTCACCACCGATTTTGCTGTATGTCTacctcttcttctctctttctttcttcttctgatgATTTCCAAAACTAATCCAACTTGTTGTGTG TGGTACCAGATAGGGCTGATTCTAGGTAATCTTCCCAAGTTTCGAGAGGCATTCGCGGGGCCTTACTCGACGACTCTCAACAACATTATCGAGTTCGGAATGATCTGCCATATGTTCGTGATGGGTCTAGAGATGAATCCAAGCGTCCTTCTCAGACCACCAACAAAAGACGCCTTCATAGCATACACAAGCATCCTCACAACCTTTGTCCTTGCCTTTTTCACAACACCTTTCCTCCATTACACCAAAACCGCTCCTTTCGTTTTCTCCCTCGCTCTTGCCCTCATGGCCTCAAGCACCGGCTCGCCTATCCTCACCCGTGTCATCTCCAATCTCAAAATCAGAAAATCCGATCTCGGAAAGCTCGCATCAGCCGCAGGTGTCCACACCGATATGATCTCAACCTTGTTTTATTGCATCGGATTCATTTTCTTCCCTACAGAGAAACCTCTCCCTCGTCCTCTCCAAAGATTCTTCAGAGCCCTCCTCATGTTTTGCCTCTTCCTTGCTCAAGTCACTTTCACTTCCATTGTATCCCCCATCTTTCTCAACTGGGTCAACAACGAGAACCCTGAAGGCAAACCACTTAAAGGCTCTCACCTCGTTATGTCCCTAGCATTTGTAGTCTTCATCTGCAGTTTCCCAACTTGGCCACCTGAATCTATGTACAATCCAATCCTCAGCGCCTTCACGGCTGGTCTCTTCCTTCCAAACCAAGGAAGAATGTCGAGATGGATCATTAACAAAATCAACTACTTGCTCAGCACGGTATTCTACCCTATCTTTTTCTTCTGGGTCGGATTCATTATCCACATGAGAAACTTTGACATAGGAGATAAAATGGCGTATGCAAGATTCTTTGCCCTTCTTGCCACTGTCATAATCGGAAAAGTCATTGGGACAGTCTTGTGTGGTCTAATACTCGGATATCATGTCCCGGAGACCGCATCTCTTGGACTGCTTTTAACCACTAAAGGCCATTTTCATGTCTACTTGGCCGCCTTAGCCATTCGG ACAAACAGAGTTAAAAATACGACCGGTGCAATGATGATCTTCGTCATAGTCCTCACAGTGGTCTACTCTCCATTCGTGGTCATGGACATTATTAAACGCGCTAGAAAGCGAGTGCCTGTGCACATCATGGCGCTTCAGTGGCTCGATCCAACAACTGAACTTAGAGTTTTGATCGGTCTTCATGGTCCTCACAACATTGGTTCCAGTCTCAACCTCATGGAGATCTGCCATGGAGGACGTGAGCCAGGGTCCGTATTCTACGCAACTGACATGGTGGAGCTGACTGATGAGATTGCCGCCACACTGAAAAAGGGCGGAGGAGGGGGTCAGAGTAATGAGTCAGTGACGATAACAGACAGGTCGGTGACAGAGATGCGGGAGAGTATAACCGCGGCTGTGAATGGGTATGGGGAGCTCCGCAGTGGGCAAGGTGTGACAGTGCGGCGGATGCTAGCGTTGTCAACGTTTATGACCATGGCACATGACATCTGCGGTTTGGCTGATGAACTTATGGTTTCCATTATTATTCTACCATTCCATAAAAGAAGAAATCCTGATGGCAGCACTCTTGACTCTGGCCATGCCGGGTTCCGTCATGTGAACCGAAAG ATTCTGAAGAACGCACCGTGTTCAATAGGAATTCTCGTGGATAGGTCGTTCGGGCAAACAGAAGAGGCATGGCGACCAGGAGCATCCATGGACATTGCTATTATATTCATAGGTGGCGGAGACGACCGAGAGGCACTAGCCTTTGCTGCACAAGTGGCTCGACACCCTGCTGTGAAGCTAAGCGTGATACGTTTCTTGGAAGACAAGAGCTCTCAGAACGCACAAAAACGCAGCAGCATCTTGAACAGAGCGAGTGTGGTAGAGCAAGAGGAGGAAATGAAGCTTGATGACGAGTGTTTTGCCGAGTTCTACGAAAGGTATATAGCtggtggaggaggagtgtcttaCATGGAGAAGCATCTCACAAACTCTTCAGAGACTTTCACGGCACTTAAATCACTGGATGGGGAGTATGGGCTGGTGATTGTTGGAAGGGGAGGAGGAAGGGCTAGTAGCGCATTAACCACTGGTCTCAACGACTGGCAGCAATGTCCAGAGCTTGGTCCCATAGGTGATGTTCTTTCAGGCTCAGATTTCTCCCACAACACATCGATGTTGATTATCCAGCAGCAGCGTACAAGAGGTCAGCTAGAAGGGCTTCATGATGATTTCACCATCCTGTGA
- the LOC108854157 gene encoding glycosyltransferase BC10, giving the protein MFSSSTLLYPLSLFLSLSLLFLLSPHILLSSSRNNLLSTADELDDLSLFHRAALSSSNTRRLISLSHTPPPPPKIAFLFLTNSDLTFLPLWETFFQGHEHLYNAYIHADPSSTISPLLSSSSSINAKLIPSKKTARASPSLISAERRLIARAILDDPNNLYFALVSQHCVPLHSFPYIHNHLSNSHRSFVEILSDEPFLPNRYNARGFDALMPEIPYQDFRVGSQFFVLAKRHALIVIQERKLWRKFRLPCVDAESCYPEEHYFPTLLSLEDPQGCSPFTLTRVNWTGSVDGHPHTYGASEVSPQLIRMLRRSNSSLDYFFARKFSPESLQPLMEIADDVIFRD; this is encoded by the coding sequence ATGTTCTCTTCCTCCACTCTCCTCTACcctctttctctcttcctctccctatcactcctcttcctcctctctccTCACATCCTCCTCTCTTCCTCCCGCAACAACCTCCTCTCCACCGCCGATGAACTCGACGACCTCTCCCTCTTCCACCGCGCCGCCCTCTCCTCCTCCAACACCCGCCGTCTCATCTCCCTCTCCCAcacccctcctcctcctcccaaaATCGCGTTCCTCTTCCTCACAAACTCCGATCTAACCTTCTTACCTCTCTGGGAAACCTTCTTCCAAGGCCACGAGCATCTCTACAACGCTTACATCCACGCGGATCCATCCTCCACAATCTCCCCcctcctctcctcctcctcctcaatcAACGCCAAACTCATCCCTTCCAAGAAAACCGCACGCGCCTCCCCGTCCCTAATCTCAGCCGAACGGCGATTGATAGCACGCGCCATCCTCGACGATCCCAACAACCTCTACTTCGCTCTCGTCTCGCAGCACTGCGTCCCTCTCCACTCCTTCCCTTACATCCACAACCACCTCTCCAATTCCCACCGCAGCTTCGTCGAGATCCTCTCCGACGAGCCTTTCCTCCCGAACCGGTACAACGCGCGTGGTTTCGACGCCCTGATGCCTGAGATCCCGTACCAAGACTTCCGCGTGGGGTCTCAGTTCTTCGTCCTGGCGAAACGCCACGCGCTGATTGTGATCCAAGAGAGGAAGCTGTGGAGGAAGTTCAGGTTGCCCTGCGTTGATGCTGAGTCTTGCTACCCTGAAGAACATTATTTTCCGACCTTGTTGTCTCTTGAGGATCCTCAAGGATGTAGCCCGTTTACACTCACACGTGTTAACTGGACCGGTAGTGTTGATGGCCATCCTCACACGTACGGTGCCTCCGAGGTTTCACCTCAACTGATTCGTATGTTGAGGAGATCCAACTCGAGTTTGGATTATTTCTTTGCGAGGAAGTTCTCGCCGGAGTCGTTGCAGCCTTTGATGGAAATAGCAGATGATGTGATCTTCAGGGATTGA
- the LOC108854158 gene encoding uncharacterized protein LOC108854158 encodes MAALSTIYHPLCAHHNHRTTRHSVRSLTVMSCRKQKSPEESGGVIKRTVVRMISEAEKIGKNLKPEKKGGDMKDLMLMSLSFAVYVYISQLMVCAYFSWTHVALPNPSW; translated from the coding sequence ATGGCGGCTCTCTCCACCATCTACCACCCACTCTGTGCACACCACAACCACCGTACAACAAGACACAGCGTCAGATCTCTGACTGTGATGTCTTGTCGGAAGCAGAAATCACCGGAAGAGAGTGGAGGAGTGATCAAGAGAACAGTGGTAAGGATGATTTCAGAGGCTGAGAAGATTGGGAAGAATCTGAAGCCAGAGAAGAAAGGAGGAGACATGAAGGATCTGATGCTTATGAGTCTTTCTTTTGCAGTTTATGTCTATATATCTCAACTAATGGTATGTGCTTACTTCTCCTGGACCCATGTCGCTCTCCCCAATCCCTCATGGTAG
- the LOC108854160 gene encoding DNA-directed RNA polymerases II, IV and V subunit 11: MNAPDRYERFVVPEGTKKVSYERDTKIINAASFTIEREDHTIGNIVRMQLHSDENVLFAGYQLPHPLKYKIIVRIHTTSQSSPMQAYNQAINDLDKELDFLKSQFEAEVARFSSPY, translated from the exons ATGAATGCACCGGACCGATACGAGCGATTCGTTGTTCCTGAAGGCACCAAAAA GGTTTCTTATGAGAGGGACACGAAGATCATCAACGCTGCTTCCTTCACGATTGAGAGAGAAGATCATACCATTGGAAACATCGTCCGCAT GCAACTTCACAGCGACGAGAATGTTTTGTTTGCTGGGTACCAACTTCCTCATCCTCTCAAGTACAAAATCATAGTCAGG aTTCACACCACAAGCCAGTCATCCCCGATGCAAGCGTACAATCAGGCTATCAATGACCTTGACAAGGAGCTTGACTTTCTCAAGAGCCAATTTGAG GCAGAGGTGGCGAGGTTTTCGAGTCCCTACTAA